The nucleotide sequence CGCGCAGCTGCTTGCTGACCCGCGCGGCCACGTCGATGGCCTCGTTCGGCAGCAGGTTGCCCAGCTTGTCCTTGTCCACCGCGCGGTAGGCGGCGGCGATCAGGATCTGCAGGCGGCCGGTGCGCTTGGCCATTTCGTCCAGGGCCAGGCTGGCCGCGCCCTGGTCGATGGCCACGTTGCCGATGTGGTGGCCTTCGTCCAGCACCAGCAGCATGTCCGACGGCGGCGCGATCAACGGCTGGCCGTTGTCGCTCTCGCCAATGGACAGCGCCGACAGCAGCAGGGCGTGGTTGGTGACCACGATCTGCGCGTCGCGCACGGTGTTGCGCGCGCGCAGCACCGCGCACTGCGCCGAGTAGGCGCACTTGCGCCCGGCACAGCCCGAGGCCGGGGTGGTGATGCGCGAGCGCAGCGAAGGGCTGATGGTGTCCGGCGCGTTGTCCAGGTCGCCGTTCCAGCGCCCTTCCACGAAGTCCTTGCTCAGCTTCTGCGCCAGGTCCATTTCAATCGGCGCCAGCGGGCGGTCGAACAGCGGCTGCTCGTCCTCGAACATGCCTTCCTGGGCGCCGTCGCCATGGGCTTCAGCGGCATTGCGCGTGCACAGGTAGCGGGTGCGGCCCTTGGCCAGGGCGACGGTGGCGTCCAGCCCGGTGGCCTTGAGGAAGTTGGGGATGTCGCGCTCGACCAGCTGCGACTGCAACGCCACGGTGCCAGTGCTGATCACCAGCTTCTTTTTGGTCGCCAGCGCAATCGGCACGCCGGCGGTGAGGTAGCCCAGGCTCTTGCCGACGCCGGTGGGCGCTTCAACCACGCCCACGCCGCCGCTCTGCGACAGCGCACGCGAGACCACGCCGATCATCTGGCTCTGCGAACGCCGCGTGCTGAAGCCGGGGGTATTGGCCTGCAGCTTGGCGTAGGCATCGCGGATGACGGTCTTGAGCTCGTCGTTCAGCGCGCGCGGGGCTTCAACTTTTTCGGTCACGCCGGAGGGGTCCTGCCTGGATCAGGCGGGTATTTTCTCATGTCCGGGGGCCGGGACCGGCGCAGAGTTTTCCGCGCCGGTTCAGATCCGTGACCGGGGTCGCCCTGATCAGGGCGCCGGTGGCGCGCTGCGGTTGCGCAGGGCGCGGGTCATGGCCCAGACCAGCAGCACCATGCCCAGCGCATTGACCAGGCTGAGCGCGAAGTGGCCGCCGCGCAGCCATGCGGACAGCATCTGCACGTTGCCGTAGCTGCCCTGCTGGACCAGGTACGTGGGCACGATGTTCAGCACCAGCCCGGCCAACGTGCTGACCGCCAGCAGCGCCAACGCCCACAGCGCCACGCTGCGGATCGCGCCGCGCGGGGTGTCCACCACCCACACCAGCGAGATCCCCAGCGCGATCAGCAGCGGCAGCCGCACGGCGGCCATGCCGAGCAGGCTGAGCAGCAGGTCCAGATTCACTCGGCGCCTGCCAGCACGTGGCGGGCGCGAAGCTCGGCGTACACCGGGTCGGTCTCCGGACGCACTTCGTGCCACTGCTGGAAGCTGGTGGCGGCCTGCTCCACCAGCATCCCCAAGCCATCGACCATGTTCCGGCAGTTCATTGCGCGGGCCCAGGCCAGGAAGGCAATGGCGGCCTCGCCGTAGTTCAGGTCCACCGCCGTGGTCATGCTGTTGACCAGCGACATCGGCAACACGAAGTTGGCGGTGGGGTCGCGGCCGGCCGAGGTGGCGTTGACGATCAGCTCGAAGTCGCCAAGCTCGTGCAGGTCTTCCCAGCGCCGGGTCTTGGCGCGGCCGGGTTCGCCGATGGCGTCCACCAGTTCGTCGGCGCGCTCGGAGGTACGGTTGACCACCATCAACTCCAGGATACCGGCATCGAGCAGGGCCGGGGCCACGCTGCGTGCCGAGCCACCCGCGCCCAGCAGCAGCACGCGGCGGCCACGCAGGTCCAGCAGATGGCGCTCGGTCAGGTCGCGCACCAGGCCGACGCCGTCGGTGGTGTCGCCGTGCCAGCTGTCGCCCTTGCGCAGCAGCGTGTTGACCGAACCGGCCAGCTTGGCGCGCGAGGTGAAGGTCCTGCACAGCGCAAACGCCACTTCTTTCAGCGGCGCGGTCACGTTGGCGCCCATGCCACCGTTGGCGGCGAACGCTTCAAGCACGGCCGGGAACTCGGCGGCACTGGCTTCAATGGCCTCGTACTCCATCGCGATGCCTTCCTGGCGCGCGAACGCGGTGTGGATGTGCGGCGACAGCGAGTGGGCGATGGGCTGGCCGAATACGGCGTAACGGGCGGTCATGGGTGTCTTAAACTCCGGCCTGGATTGAAACGCAAACCCCAATGGAAGCGACTATGCGCACTCCCTTGTCTCTGCTCGCGCTGAGCCTGAGTTTACTCTTCGCACCGGGCGCGATGGCGCTTTCCGAGTTCGGCATCGAGGGCATGGGCGTGGTCTCGACCAAGGCCAATGAAGTCCAGGCCACGATCTCACCCGACGGGCAGCGGATCGTGTGGGCCAGCGACCGGGCCGGCGGCGACGGGGGCTGGGACCTGTGGCAGGCCCGCCTGCGGGATGGGCGCTGGCAGGACCCGGAGCCGCTGGCGGTGAACACCGGCGCGGACGAAACCGATCCCTATTTCAGCCATGACGGGAAAGACCTGTTTTTCGCCTCGAACCGGCCGGGTGGACGCGGGGGATTCGACCTGTACCGGCTGGCGGTGCTGGCGGACGGCGGGTTTGGTCCGGTGGCGGCGCTACCGGCGTCGATCAACACACGTGCGGACGAGCGTCGCCCTGCCCTGCGCCCGGATGGGCGGGTGCTGTTGTTCGCGCGCAATGGCAAGGGGGGCCAGGGCGGGTTTGATCTGTATCGGGCCGAGGTGGCGGGTACCGGATTTGCGGAGGCCTCGGCGTTGCCGGCGCCGCTGAACAGTGCGGCCGATGAGTTGGGTGCGGAGTGGCTGGGGAACGACGGGGCGCTGGCGCTGACCCGCGTGGCCGATGGGCATTCGCAGGTGTGGGTGGTGGGCTGCGATCATGCGCAGGCGGCGGTGCCGCTGGGGCTGTCGTTCAATACCGCCGAGGGGCAGACCGGGGCGCCGGTGGTGGATGCGTCCAAGCCCGGGGAGCTGGTGGTGGCCGGGCAGGCGCGGTCGCCGAAGGCGGGGGGGTTGGATCTTTATCGGATGCGGGCGCCGGGGGTGGTTTGCCATTGATCGCGATGGCCAGCGTCGGTAGGGTCGCATCCCAATCGACCGCCATGGATGTAGATCGATGCGGTTGGGCATGACCTCACCGGAGAGGCATCTCCGTTGAGGGTCATGCGTCCCAGCGCCGATCAATGCTGTCGGCGGTCGTTTGGGAACCGACCCTACCGGTCCTGCGAGCGTTGTTCAGGTCGCGCGCAATAACGCGGCGCGCTGCTGTTCGTACTCGGCTTCGCTGATCTCGCCGTTGTCCTTGCGCCGGTTCAATGCGGCCAGGTTGGCCTGCACGGCCGGCGACAGGTTGGCTTCACGCGCCAGGCGGGCGGCCGCCGAGGGTTGCTCCGGCGCGCGCTTGGACGCACGCACCGCGCTGCGGATGACCAGGGCGATCACCACCGCGAACACCGTTACCCCGGTGCCCCAGGTCAGCCACTGTACCCATCCCATCGTCTGCATCGTCGTCGTCCTCGATTCCTGTTGGCGCGTATTGTCAGCGTTCGCGCAGCCAACGCGCCACCTGCGGCGCGAAATAGGTCAGCACACCATCGGCACCCGCCCGCTTGAACCCGATCAGCGACTCCAGCACGCAGGCGCGCTCGTCCAGCCAGCCATTGGCGAAGGCGGCCTTCATCATCGCGTACTCGCCACTCACCTGGTACGCAAACGTCGGCACGCCGAACTGCTGCTTCACCCGGCGCACCAGGTCCAGGTAGGGCATGCCCGGCTTGACCATCACCATGTCCGCGCCCTCCTCCAGGTCCAGCGCGATTTCGCGCAGGGCCTCGTCGCCGTTGGCCGGGTCCATCTGGTAGGTCTTCTTGTCGGCCTTGCCGAGGCTGGCCGAGCTGCCCACCGCGTCGCGGAACGGACCGTAGAACGCCGAGGCGTACTTGGCCGAGTAGGCCATGATCCGCACGTTGACGTGGTTGCCGGCGTCCAGCGCGCGGCGGATCGCGCCGATGCGGCCGTCCATCATGTCCGAGGGCGAGACGATGTCCACGCCCGCTTCGGCATGCGACAGCGACTGCTTGACCAGCGCGGCCACGGTGATGTCGTTGAGCACGTAGCCCTTGTCGTCGATGATCCCGTCCTGGCCGTGGGTGGTGTACGGGTCCAGCGCCACGTCGGTCATCACCCCCAGCTCGGGGAAGCGCGACTTCAGCGCGCGGATCGCCCGCTGCGCCAGGCCGTTCTCATCCCACGCGGCGGCGGCGTCCAGCGACTTGCCAGCCGGGTCGATCACCGGGAACAGGTCGATCACCGGAATGCCCAGCTCGAGCGCTTCCTCGGCCACCTTCAACAGCTCGTCGATGGACAGGCGCTCCACGCCCGGCATCGAGGCCACCGGCGCGCGCCCGGCCAGCTCGTGCACGAACACTGGGTAGATCAGGTCGTCGGTGGTCAGCGTGTTCTCACGCATCAGCCGGCGCGAGAACTCGTCGTGGCGCATGCGGCGGGGGCGGTAGTCGGGGTGGGCCATGGGATGCTCCAGACAGGGTCGGTTACTGCAGCAGGTAGCGCTGC is from Stenotrophomonas bentonitica and encodes:
- the aroE gene encoding shikimate dehydrogenase, whose amino-acid sequence is MTARYAVFGQPIAHSLSPHIHTAFARQEGIAMEYEAIEASAAEFPAVLEAFAANGGMGANVTAPLKEVAFALCRTFTSRAKLAGSVNTLLRKGDSWHGDTTDGVGLVRDLTERHLLDLRGRRVLLLGAGGSARSVAPALLDAGILELMVVNRTSERADELVDAIGEPGRAKTRRWEDLHELGDFELIVNATSAGRDPTANFVLPMSLVNSMTTAVDLNYGEAAIAFLAWARAMNCRNMVDGLGMLVEQAATSFQQWHEVRPETDPVYAELRARHVLAGAE
- a CDS encoding TolB family protein; this encodes MRTPLSLLALSLSLLFAPGAMALSEFGIEGMGVVSTKANEVQATISPDGQRIVWASDRAGGDGGWDLWQARLRDGRWQDPEPLAVNTGADETDPYFSHDGKDLFFASNRPGGRGGFDLYRLAVLADGGFGPVAALPASINTRADERRPALRPDGRVLLFARNGKGGQGGFDLYRAEVAGTGFAEASALPAPLNSAADELGAEWLGNDGALALTRVADGHSQVWVVGCDHAQAAVPLGLSFNTAEGQTGAPVVDASKPGELVVAGQARSPKAGGLDLYRMRAPGVVCH
- a CDS encoding SHOCT domain-containing protein, with the protein product MQTMGWVQWLTWGTGVTVFAVVIALVIRSAVRASKRAPEQPSAAARLAREANLSPAVQANLAALNRRKDNGEISEAEYEQQRAALLRAT
- the hemB gene encoding porphobilinogen synthase; translation: MAHPDYRPRRMRHDEFSRRLMRENTLTTDDLIYPVFVHELAGRAPVASMPGVERLSIDELLKVAEEALELGIPVIDLFPVIDPAGKSLDAAAAWDENGLAQRAIRALKSRFPELGVMTDVALDPYTTHGQDGIIDDKGYVLNDITVAALVKQSLSHAEAGVDIVSPSDMMDGRIGAIRRALDAGNHVNVRIMAYSAKYASAFYGPFRDAVGSSASLGKADKKTYQMDPANGDEALREIALDLEEGADMVMVKPGMPYLDLVRRVKQQFGVPTFAYQVSGEYAMMKAAFANGWLDERACVLESLIGFKRAGADGVLTYFAPQVARWLRER